A single genomic interval of Sulfurovum sp. TSL6 harbors:
- a CDS encoding S1 RNA-binding domain-containing protein, with amino-acid sequence MNEKSKNLHIEIGKINTLEVARDTDFGLFLESKDDSEVLLPNVYVMEDEMPIGALIDVFVYTDSEDRPVATTKMPYAKLGEYGYFTVVDYKSYGAFVNWGLPKDLFVPLSQQKEYFNIGKKYLLRVCLDEQTGRLYGTQKIGKYLNRDMSGLHQNKMLDAIVLAKTPLGFKVIADNQYEGMLFSNEIFEELRIGDRKKVYIKNVRKDYKLDLSLQPIGKQAKISEAEGIILQLLKEADGTLPFTYKSDAEDIKKVFGMSKKNFKRTLTELIEAKKIQLLDDAIVLL; translated from the coding sequence ATGAATGAAAAATCAAAAAATCTACATATCGAAATTGGAAAGATCAACACCCTGGAAGTCGCTAGAGATACGGACTTTGGATTGTTTTTAGAATCAAAAGATGACAGCGAAGTACTGCTTCCAAATGTATACGTCATGGAAGATGAGATGCCTATAGGGGCACTGATAGATGTATTTGTTTATACAGATTCAGAAGATAGACCTGTAGCTACCACTAAAATGCCTTATGCCAAATTGGGTGAATATGGCTACTTTACAGTGGTTGATTACAAGTCTTATGGAGCATTTGTAAACTGGGGACTCCCAAAAGACCTCTTTGTTCCTCTTTCACAACAAAAAGAGTATTTTAATATAGGTAAAAAATATCTTTTACGTGTCTGTCTGGATGAACAAACAGGTCGTCTTTATGGTACACAGAAAATAGGTAAATATTTAAATAGAGATATGAGTGGCCTACATCAAAACAAAATGTTGGATGCCATTGTTTTGGCTAAGACACCGCTAGGGTTTAAAGTCATAGCAGATAATCAGTATGAAGGGATGTTATTTAGCAATGAGATCTTTGAAGAGTTGCGCATCGGTGACCGTAAAAAAGTCTATATCAAAAATGTACGAAAAGACTATAAACTTGACCTTTCATTACAACCCATTGGAAAACAGGCAAAGATAAGTGAGGCTGAAGGCATTATCTTGCAATTACTGAAAGAAGCGGATGGGACATTGCCTTTTACCTATAAAAGTGATGCCGAAGATATCAAAAAAGTTTTTGGTATGAGTAAGAAAAATTTTAAACGTACTTTGACAGAACTTATCGAAGCAAAGAAGATACAATTGTTAGATGATGCAATTGTCTTATTGTGA
- a CDS encoding endonuclease/exonuclease/phosphatase family protein — MRYLLLFLLPLLLFSKPFKVATYNVENLFDAEYVGTEYDDYRKKHNWTKRMVDIKINHVAEVICDLDAQILGLQEIENRNIFEQLKKRLSRVGCGYRYSAITSKKDAAIQVALLSRFPIRKQRELQVSYSPRVRNILEVEVDVNGESLWLFVNHWKSRAYHGVESKRLKYAKVLKKRLEALSESKPYIVLGDFNTDYDAHLSLEKKINDTNGRTGLHHVVNIAKDGRLVTEPDMLQNVSGYHYTLWKELELEQRWNTKFYGKKGTADHIILPSTLFDKKGIEYVNNSFKVFRKAYLFTKRGYINRWQYKKGKHRGKGYSDHLPLYAYFDTKPYVPGTDKIDIKTKPEVKNIAYLYTKESLENEVILKDAIVVWKHKRNAMIKQSKEGRGLFLYGCAGELKVGKRYDLLVRAVKSYKGLKEVTHVYILKSLGQGDISAYLLNQRDLAKKISYRQNEVITNLKGIYKNKHFYVEGRKIPIYFKNKKGMPPNGAKLKIHNALLGYYKKLQLVVYSKKDFEILE; from the coding sequence GTGCGATACCTGCTTTTATTTTTACTGCCTTTACTTCTTTTCTCAAAACCGTTTAAAGTGGCTACATACAATGTAGAGAATCTTTTTGATGCAGAGTATGTAGGTACAGAGTATGATGACTACAGAAAAAAACATAACTGGACAAAACGTATGGTGGACATAAAGATCAACCATGTGGCAGAAGTGATCTGTGATCTGGATGCCCAGATTCTTGGACTGCAGGAGATCGAAAATAGAAATATCTTTGAGCAACTTAAAAAACGACTCTCCCGTGTAGGGTGCGGGTACAGATATTCGGCTATCACTTCTAAAAAAGATGCAGCGATACAAGTGGCTTTACTCTCACGGTTTCCCATTAGAAAACAAAGAGAGTTACAGGTAAGTTATTCGCCACGGGTACGTAACATACTTGAGGTTGAGGTCGATGTAAACGGTGAGTCCTTATGGCTATTTGTGAACCATTGGAAGTCCAGAGCGTATCATGGCGTTGAGAGTAAACGTTTGAAGTATGCAAAGGTACTCAAAAAACGTTTAGAGGCTTTGTCAGAGTCAAAACCTTACATTGTTCTAGGTGATTTTAACACAGACTATGATGCCCATTTAAGTCTTGAAAAAAAGATAAATGATACGAATGGAAGAACAGGGTTGCATCATGTTGTGAACATAGCGAAGGATGGACGTCTTGTGACTGAGCCAGATATGCTTCAAAATGTTAGCGGGTACCATTATACACTATGGAAAGAGTTAGAGTTGGAACAGCGATGGAACACGAAGTTTTATGGTAAAAAAGGCACAGCAGACCACATCATCTTGCCCTCAACGCTATTTGATAAAAAAGGCATAGAGTATGTCAATAACTCTTTCAAGGTATTTAGAAAAGCATATCTTTTTACAAAACGCGGGTATATCAACAGGTGGCAGTATAAAAAAGGAAAACACAGAGGTAAGGGCTACTCTGATCATCTACCTCTATATGCCTATTTTGATACGAAACCATATGTTCCAGGTACAGATAAAATAGATATTAAAACAAAGCCAGAAGTAAAAAATATCGCATATCTTTATACAAAAGAGAGTTTGGAAAACGAAGTCATACTCAAAGATGCCATCGTGGTTTGGAAGCATAAACGAAATGCGATGATTAAACAGTCAAAAGAGGGTAGAGGTCTCTTTTTATACGGCTGTGCAGGTGAACTTAAAGTTGGCAAGAGGTACGACTTACTTGTACGGGCTGTAAAAAGCTATAAAGGTTTAAAAGAAGTAACGCATGTTTATATTTTAAAGTCACTAGGCCAGGGAGATATTTCTGCGTATCTACTAAATCAAAGAGATCTCGCTAAAAAAATAAGCTATCGGCAAAATGAAGTTATCACAAATTTGAAAGGTATATATAAAAATAAACATTTTTATGTTGAAGGTCGAAAAATCCCCATCTATTTTAAAAATAAAAAAGGTATGCCACCCAATGGTGCAAAGCTAAAGATACACAATGCACTTCTAGGGTATTATAAGAAATTACAGTTAGTTGTTTACAGTAAAAAAGATTTTGAGATATTGGAGTAA
- a CDS encoding YidB family protein — protein sequence MELMDLLKAAASIIHNNGDDATKELNIDDIANALNRLVGNGSGGLDLVKFVGGLSQNGLGEIVGSWLGNGENKSISIEQMTTLLGSDNIASFASELGISQESATAALAEAVPQVVDQATRGEGTIMDEMLSNTGGPTGAMEMLGKMFR from the coding sequence ATGGAACTAATGGATTTGTTGAAAGCAGCTGCCTCTATCATTCATAATAATGGTGATGATGCAACAAAAGAGCTTAACATAGATGATATCGCCAACGCACTCAATAGATTGGTCGGAAATGGTTCTGGTGGACTTGACCTGGTGAAATTTGTAGGTGGGTTGTCTCAAAATGGTTTGGGTGAGATCGTAGGTTCATGGCTGGGAAACGGAGAGAACAAATCTATTTCCATAGAGCAGATGACTACACTTCTAGGTTCTGATAACATTGCTTCTTTTGCTTCAGAACTTGGAATATCTCAAGAGAGTGCAACTGCTGCTTTGGCTGAAGCAGTACCTCAGGTTGTAGATCAGGCAACCAGAGGAGAAGGTACGATTATGGATGAAATGCTTTCCAATACAGGTGGGCCTACCGGGGCTATGGAAATGCTTGGAAAGATGTTTCGTTAA
- a CDS encoding c-type cytochrome, with protein MKKLLILTALLCFSHANSEMEALYLKNGCNGCHGMYGEGMGASPRLQGVREDVLLRRLKDLQKGKTRSAFGTIMISFAKALDENQTKEMAKYLSNLETKVDDERYEIEYTPAGDGGS; from the coding sequence TTGAAGAAACTCTTGATTTTGACTGCCTTATTATGCTTTTCTCATGCAAATAGCGAAATGGAAGCACTTTATCTGAAAAATGGATGTAATGGGTGCCATGGAATGTATGGAGAAGGTATGGGTGCATCTCCCAGACTACAAGGCGTACGAGAAGATGTATTACTTAGAAGGCTTAAAGATTTACAAAAGGGGAAGACCCGTTCTGCCTTTGGTACGATCATGATATCATTTGCCAAAGCACTGGATGAAAATCAAACCAAAGAGATGGCAAAGTATCTATCCAATTTAGAAACAAAAGTGGATGATGAGCGCTATGAAATAGAGTATACCCCCGCAGGGGATGGTGGATCGTAA
- a CDS encoding A24 family peptidase, with protein sequence MIETVTGIIVFIFGIMIGSFLNVVIYRIPKGESIVFPASKCQSCQTPLKWYHNIPLFSWIALGGKCGFCKEKIAAQYPIVELLTGVIFVALYFKLGLVWYLPFIAASFAALLALVMIDFKYMAVPDNVNFAALIFALVQPEFLMALLYASIAAGGLYLIGLLSSLIARKQAMGGADVIVAGTMGALLGFPNFFVALFLSALLAMVPALIWRDKGVPFVPFLALATFIVYLYHTQATQLLETIIYG encoded by the coding sequence ATGATAGAAACAGTTACAGGCATCATTGTTTTTATATTTGGAATTATGATAGGATCGTTTTTGAATGTGGTCATCTACCGTATACCCAAAGGTGAAAGTATTGTTTTCCCTGCATCCAAATGCCAAAGCTGCCAAACCCCGCTTAAGTGGTATCATAACATCCCTCTTTTTTCATGGATAGCACTAGGTGGTAAATGTGGTTTTTGTAAAGAGAAAATAGCTGCACAATACCCCATAGTTGAACTGCTTACAGGTGTCATTTTTGTTGCACTCTACTTCAAGTTAGGATTGGTATGGTATCTGCCTTTTATTGCTGCTTCATTTGCTGCACTACTTGCTCTTGTGATGATTGACTTCAAATATATGGCAGTCCCTGACAATGTAAACTTTGCAGCACTCATTTTTGCCCTTGTACAACCTGAATTTCTGATGGCACTTCTCTATGCAAGCATCGCTGCAGGAGGACTTTACCTTATAGGCCTGCTTTCATCACTCATTGCAAGAAAACAAGCTATGGGTGGTGCAGATGTCATTGTCGCTGGAACGATGGGTGCCCTGCTTGGATTCCCAAACTTTTTTGTTGCACTCTTTCTCTCTGCCTTGTTAGCCATGGTGCCTGCGCTTATTTGGAGAGACAAAGGTGTACCTTTCGTACCTTTCTTGGCTTTAGCTACATTTATTGTGTACCTCTATCATACACAAGCCACACAACTCTTGGAAACGATCATTTATGGTTAA
- a CDS encoding glutaminase, whose amino-acid sequence MDYQLILNEIAEEIMSLQDKGKVANYIPALENVNPEQFGMSLTLFDGTQYNVGDFNTLFSIQSISKVFTFTLALKFYSTGLYKRIGREPSGNPFNSLVQLEYEHGVPRNPFINAGAINVTDTLMSYYGDSTTASKEIMQFIQDIAGEPSLTHNEIVSTSEMDHGFRNMALANLMKSFNNLDNDVHDVVQTYFRHCAIEMNTKMLSRAMLFLSNHGIDPISGVEYLSEQQAKRVNAVMLTCGHYDASGDFAFHVGLPGKSGVGGGIVAVVPKKMGICVWSPGLNAQGNSLAGTLALELFTSKTGMSIF is encoded by the coding sequence ATGGATTATCAGTTAATTTTGAATGAGATAGCCGAAGAGATAATGTCTTTACAGGACAAAGGAAAAGTGGCCAATTATATTCCAGCCTTGGAAAATGTAAACCCCGAACAATTTGGAATGTCACTAACACTTTTTGATGGCACTCAATATAATGTAGGGGATTTTAATACACTTTTTTCCATTCAAAGTATTTCAAAAGTTTTCACATTTACACTTGCACTTAAATTTTATAGTACAGGTTTATATAAGCGCATTGGACGTGAACCATCAGGTAATCCGTTTAATTCACTCGTACAGCTTGAATATGAACATGGTGTTCCGAGAAATCCATTTATCAATGCTGGGGCCATTAATGTCACAGATACTTTGATGAGTTATTATGGTGACAGTACAACCGCTTCAAAAGAGATTATGCAGTTCATTCAAGATATAGCAGGAGAACCTTCTCTTACCCATAATGAAATAGTTTCGACATCGGAAATGGATCATGGTTTTCGAAATATGGCACTTGCAAATCTCATGAAAAGTTTTAACAATCTTGACAATGATGTACATGATGTTGTGCAGACCTATTTTCGGCACTGTGCTATTGAAATGAATACAAAAATGCTCTCAAGAGCTATGCTTTTTTTGTCCAATCATGGGATTGACCCCATAAGTGGTGTAGAATATCTTAGTGAACAGCAGGCAAAGCGTGTTAATGCAGTGATGCTGACCTGTGGACACTATGACGCTTCTGGCGATTTTGCATTTCATGTCGGGCTACCCGGAAAGAGTGGCGTAGGAGGCGGTATTGTCGCAGTAGTTCCAAAAAAGATGGGGATTTGCGTTTGGTCTCCAGGACTAAATGCTCAAGGGAATTCTCTTGCAGGGACTTTAGCTTTGGAGCTGTTTACATCAAAAACAGGAATGTCAATTTTTTGA
- the truA gene encoding tRNA pseudouridine(38-40) synthase TruA, whose translation MRVKAIISYDGSQYQGFQKQKSTKMTISTAIEEALVSLQINSPIVGSGRTDAGVHATGQVIHFDLPDFWNDLEKLKRNLNRKLTDIAFKHISFAANDFHARFGAKKRLYRYVFKTHKPSVFEQKYISYYDAFDPSLLIKALKIFEGKHDFNFFHKTGTITHTTIREIYRTDYVERNGYHFIYFQANGFLRSQVRMMVDAAMLCARGELSEIQLREQLKCQTKHTTKLAPPEGLYLAKIIYG comes from the coding sequence ATGCGTGTAAAAGCCATTATCAGTTATGATGGAAGTCAGTATCAGGGCTTTCAAAAACAAAAATCCACCAAAATGACCATCAGCACTGCCATAGAGGAGGCACTTGTCTCTTTACAGATAAATTCACCTATCGTGGGGAGCGGAAGAACTGATGCAGGTGTGCATGCTACGGGCCAGGTCATACACTTTGATCTACCAGATTTCTGGAATGACCTGGAGAAACTCAAACGTAATTTAAATCGAAAATTAACAGATATTGCTTTTAAACATATCTCTTTTGCAGCAAATGATTTTCATGCACGCTTTGGCGCGAAGAAACGACTCTACCGTTATGTATTTAAAACACACAAACCTTCTGTGTTTGAACAAAAATATATTTCCTATTATGATGCATTTGATCCTTCTCTACTGATCAAAGCACTAAAAATATTTGAAGGAAAACATGATTTTAATTTCTTTCATAAGACAGGTACCATCACACATACTACCATTCGGGAGATCTATCGTACCGATTATGTTGAACGTAACGGCTATCATTTTATCTATTTTCAAGCGAATGGCTTTCTACGCTCTCAGGTACGCATGATGGTTGATGCAGCAATGCTTTGTGCCAGAGGTGAATTGAGTGAGATCCAACTTAGAGAACAACTTAAATGCCAAACAAAACACACCACCAAACTCGCTCCTCCAGAAGGACTTTATCTAGCAAAAATTATCTATGGGTAA
- the hemJ gene encoding protoporphyrinogen oxidase HemJ, with amino-acid sequence MAYYSWILAFHVMSFVSWMAMLFYLPRLFIYHRENADTKAFTDIVEIQEYKLFKYIGVPAMWATIISGAFMLYLNSGIFSSGGWMHAKLLLIAFLIAYHFSLERIRKTLIDDPHYKSSKYFRIYNEVPTLLMIFIVIMVVVKPF; translated from the coding sequence ATGGCATATTATAGTTGGATTTTGGCATTTCATGTGATGAGTTTTGTGTCGTGGATGGCGATGTTATTTTACCTTCCAAGACTGTTTATCTACCATCGTGAAAATGCAGATACCAAAGCATTTACAGATATTGTAGAGATTCAAGAGTATAAACTTTTTAAGTATATAGGTGTACCGGCTATGTGGGCAACGATCATCTCCGGTGCTTTCATGCTTTATTTAAATTCAGGCATTTTTTCAAGTGGTGGATGGATGCATGCTAAATTGCTACTTATTGCTTTTCTTATAGCCTATCATTTCTCTTTAGAAAGAATTCGTAAAACGCTTATCGATGATCCACACTATAAAAGTAGCAAATACTTTAGGATCTATAATGAAGTACCGACCCTGCTTATGATATTTATCGTCATTATGGTGGTGGTTAAACCCTTTTAA
- a CDS encoding LptF/LptG family permease: protein MVNVRGYISSNFTKSFLTIFLPFYLIISLVFFVRISSLTSKIQINFAELLLLYSYSIPEIIFYTIPLSFIAALANVLINLSQGNELIALYALGLKSKKILSSLLLLGLLFSFLLAGISFLAMPLSKQFYKAFKEEKRSEAKLNIVPGELGQKFGNYYMYVKEKTDKTFHDIVIYNRTNKADEQFFSSQRGQINHNENVTSLLLHKGYGYTYTKTKLQQAEYETAEIFDRSQSQGFQFQSIASYWSEGKESREKVMHRILFYIFISLIPFLSVYLVASFTMINPRYQQNRSFLVIFITTLFFYIIASSLEKWGTPLLLILSIMIITILGQWLFKKRVAKYF, encoded by the coding sequence ATGGTTAATGTAAGAGGCTATATATCATCAAACTTTACAAAGTCATTTTTGACGATATTCCTACCATTTTACCTTATTATATCTCTCGTATTTTTTGTCAGAATATCTTCACTGACTTCCAAAATACAGATCAATTTTGCAGAATTACTCTTACTTTACAGTTATTCTATACCAGAGATTATTTTTTATACGATACCACTCTCTTTTATCGCTGCTTTGGCTAATGTCCTTATCAATCTTTCTCAAGGCAATGAACTCATCGCACTCTATGCACTGGGCCTGAAATCAAAAAAGATACTCAGCAGTTTGCTACTACTCGGTCTTCTATTTTCATTCCTCTTGGCCGGCATTTCTTTTCTGGCTATGCCACTGAGTAAACAATTCTATAAAGCCTTCAAAGAAGAGAAGAGAAGTGAAGCAAAACTGAACATTGTTCCTGGTGAGCTAGGTCAAAAGTTTGGAAACTATTATATGTATGTCAAAGAGAAGACAGACAAGACGTTTCATGATATCGTTATCTATAATCGTACCAATAAAGCAGATGAACAGTTCTTTTCATCTCAAAGGGGTCAAATCAACCATAATGAAAATGTGACTTCCCTACTTCTGCATAAAGGGTACGGTTATACGTATACAAAAACAAAATTACAACAAGCAGAGTACGAAACAGCGGAAATTTTTGATAGATCACAAAGCCAAGGATTTCAATTTCAAAGTATCGCCTCATATTGGAGTGAAGGTAAAGAAAGTCGCGAGAAGGTCATGCACAGAATACTATTTTATATTTTCATAAGCCTCATTCCTTTTCTTTCAGTGTATCTTGTTGCTTCCTTTACCATGATAAACCCTCGTTATCAACAAAACCGTTCATTTCTCGTTATCTTTATCACTACACTATTCTTCTATATCATCGCATCTTCTCTAGAAAAATGGGGAACGCCTCTCCTATTGATACTATCTATTATGATCATTACGATACTTGGACAATGGCTCTTTAAAAAACGTGTAGCCAAATATTTCTAA
- a CDS encoding di-trans,poly-cis-decaprenylcistransferase, translating to MSKNSIKHLAIIMDGNGRWAKERGLNRTKGHEAGAEIIRDITTYCAAHKSIETATFYAFSTENWKRPKLEVEFLMKLLDRYLQKELETYQSHNIRFQAIGDIEAFSKSLQDRIKKTEELTKNNTSLTQLLALNYGGRAEITSAVNGLIAEGKTSVTEEDISAALQTPYSDIDLLIRTSGEERISNFLLWQISYSELYFTPTLWPDFSSKELKEIIENFEQRTRRFGGVK from the coding sequence ATGTCTAAAAATTCAATAAAGCATCTTGCTATCATCATGGATGGCAATGGAAGATGGGCAAAAGAACGTGGCCTCAATCGTACCAAAGGACATGAAGCAGGTGCAGAAATCATTCGTGATATTACGACTTACTGCGCTGCACATAAAAGTATAGAGACAGCTACTTTTTATGCTTTTAGTACCGAAAACTGGAAACGTCCTAAACTTGAAGTAGAATTCCTCATGAAACTGCTTGACCGATACCTCCAAAAAGAACTGGAAACCTATCAATCGCATAATATCCGTTTTCAAGCTATCGGAGATATTGAAGCCTTTAGCAAGTCTCTACAGGATCGTATTAAAAAAACGGAAGAACTCACTAAAAACAATACCAGTCTTACGCAGTTACTGGCATTAAATTATGGTGGACGTGCGGAAATAACATCTGCGGTAAACGGCCTTATTGCAGAAGGTAAGACAAGTGTGACAGAAGAGGATATCTCTGCGGCACTGCAAACACCGTATAGCGATATAGATCTACTTATACGTACCAGCGGAGAAGAACGTATTTCCAACTTTCTGTTGTGGCAAATCTCTTACAGTGAATTATATTTTACTCCTACGCTCTGGCCTGATTTTTCAAGTAAAGAGCTAAAGGAAATCATAGAAAATTTTGAACAACGTACACGACGCTTTGGAGGTGTTAAATGA
- the coaBC gene encoding bifunctional phosphopantothenoylcysteine decarboxylase/phosphopantothenate--cysteine ligase CoaBC, producing MQIDLSGKSVLLGVTGSISAYKACDLARLFVKAGAQVHVVMSPSAERFVSALTFEALTRNSVLTETSESWASELNHIEIGKKCDVFVIAPATANTINKIAQGIADNILTQTALAFKDKILIAPAANTQMLAKTATCNALTFLKNNHYNIIHPQDKLLACGDTGSGGLAEPTEIFFEVAKALCSDPFWENRSVIVTGGGTREKLDEVRYISNFSSGKMAKSLSVALYLRGADVSYISTMGFDDMPSAITTIKADDAQDILEATQHSIKKVTTHDHKVKIPYLFMVAAVADFTPKEPQSGKLKKSALGDTWSVELKQTTDVLASIDKGAIKTVGFKAEMDTQEGLNNAIALLDKKGVDAVCYNLLKDAKSFGGNENEITFITKDTQVSLGRADKLTLSNKILDESKKLIHEEEAHV from the coding sequence ATGCAAATTGATTTGAGCGGTAAATCTGTACTCCTAGGTGTTACAGGAAGTATCTCAGCCTATAAAGCGTGTGATCTCGCACGTCTTTTTGTCAAAGCAGGGGCTCAAGTACATGTTGTCATGAGTCCTTCCGCCGAGCGCTTTGTATCTGCATTGACTTTTGAAGCCCTTACACGCAATTCTGTTTTAACAGAGACAAGTGAATCTTGGGCCAGTGAGCTCAATCATATTGAGATCGGTAAAAAGTGTGATGTGTTTGTGATCGCTCCTGCAACAGCCAATACCATTAACAAAATTGCACAGGGTATTGCGGATAATATTTTAACCCAAACTGCATTAGCATTTAAAGATAAGATCCTCATTGCTCCTGCAGCCAATACACAGATGCTGGCAAAAACTGCTACATGTAATGCCCTTACCTTTTTAAAAAACAATCACTATAATATCATTCATCCACAAGATAAACTTCTTGCCTGTGGTGATACCGGATCTGGTGGGCTGGCAGAACCAACAGAGATATTTTTTGAAGTCGCCAAGGCATTATGTAGTGATCCATTTTGGGAAAACAGATCTGTCATTGTAACGGGTGGCGGAACACGGGAAAAACTGGATGAAGTACGCTATATATCAAACTTTTCCTCTGGGAAAATGGCAAAGTCACTCTCTGTCGCACTCTATTTAAGAGGTGCAGATGTATCCTATATCTCTACGATGGGGTTTGATGACATGCCATCTGCCATTACAACCATAAAAGCTGATGATGCACAAGATATTTTAGAGGCTACGCAGCACTCTATTAAAAAAGTAACCACACATGACCACAAGGTGAAAATACCTTATTTGTTTATGGTGGCAGCTGTTGCAGACTTTACACCAAAAGAGCCACAAAGTGGTAAACTTAAAAAATCAGCACTCGGAGATACCTGGAGCGTTGAACTAAAGCAGACTACCGATGTACTGGCATCTATCGACAAAGGTGCTATAAAAACTGTAGGCTTTAAAGCTGAAATGGATACCCAAGAGGGATTAAACAATGCCATAGCTCTTTTAGATAAAAAAGGGGTGGATGCTGTATGTTATAACCTTTTAAAGGATGCCAAAAGTTTTGGTGGTAACGAAAATGAAATTACGTTTATTACCAAGGACACACAAGTTTCCCTAGGACGTGCAGATAAACTCACGCTCTCTAATAAGATATTAGATGAATCAAAAAAGCTCATCCATGAAGAAGAGGCCCATGTCTAA
- a CDS encoding DUF2231 domain-containing protein has translation MELPAITLPKVELPFDIPVLWHPVVDHFVIALPVVILLLELINLVMRKKAISGTSFFLIFLTVLAAVGAYFTGLVDGKEAYPALNEAAKEALAEHKNLGTYLMLTSGIVLLFKLLSMLTDKSIIRALYIVILIAFVAGIFEQGEEGGELVYKHGLNVEQVKVLDDELFDVNEELDEAIEELEEMKASEESEKAEAVETGSTQAEVKTTVEDTPVEIIPVETTPVESTPAETIPESIKTEVKEEAEPLEVEGMPEEVVQPEIATH, from the coding sequence ATGGAGTTACCAGCTATCACATTACCAAAAGTAGAACTTCCGTTTGATATCCCTGTTTTATGGCACCCTGTAGTAGATCATTTTGTCATTGCTCTACCTGTTGTGATCCTCTTGTTAGAGCTTATCAATTTAGTGATGAGAAAGAAAGCAATAAGCGGTACATCTTTCTTTTTAATTTTTTTAACTGTGTTAGCAGCGGTTGGCGCATATTTTACAGGGTTGGTAGATGGGAAAGAAGCCTATCCTGCATTGAATGAAGCAGCCAAGGAAGCCCTTGCTGAGCATAAAAATTTAGGGACATACCTGATGTTGACATCAGGGATTGTGTTACTCTTTAAATTGCTTTCCATGCTCACAGATAAAAGTATTATAAGAGCCTTGTATATTGTAATTCTCATCGCATTTGTTGCAGGTATTTTTGAACAAGGTGAAGAGGGTGGAGAACTTGTGTATAAACATGGTCTAAATGTTGAACAAGTCAAAGTATTGGATGATGAACTCTTTGATGTCAACGAGGAACTGGATGAAGCCATAGAAGAACTGGAAGAAATGAAAGCTTCAGAAGAATCTGAGAAAGCAGAGGCTGTAGAAACAGGCAGCACTCAGGCTGAAGTAAAAACAACCGTAGAAGACACTCCCGTAGAAATCATTCCGGTAGAAACCACCCCGGTGGAAAGCACTCCAGCTGAAACTATCCCTGAAAGTATTAAAACTGAAGTGAAAGAAGAAGCAGAACCACTAGAGGTAGAAGGTATGCCAGAAGAAGTAGTACAGCCGGAAATTGCTACGCATTAA